The Curtobacterium poinsettiae DNA segment CCCCCGCGTCGTCCCGATCCTCAACGGCCTCGGCTCGGTCAAGTACGAGGAGCTCTTCGTCGTCTTCGGCGCCGTCCAGCGGAAGCTCACCGACGCCGGCATCGTCGTCGTGGAGCCCGAGGTCGGCGAACTCGTCACCAGCTTCGACATGGCGGGCGTCTCGCTCACCCTGTTCTGGCTCGACGACGAACTCGAACAGCTCTGGGCAGCACCGGCCGATGCCCCCGCCTACCGCAAGGGCGGCGCCGTCCCGCAGCAGTCGGTGCCGGTCGAGGTGCTCGAAGCCGGCGTGGTCGTCCCCGTGACGCCCGGCACCGAGGAGTCCCAGGCCGCGGCCGCCCGCGTCGCGAGCGCCATCGCCGCGATCCGCGCCACCATCGACGACCACGCCGACGAACTCGGCCGCATCGACGCCGTCGCCGGTGACGGCGACCACGGCATCGGCATGCAGCGCGGTTCCACCGCCGCCGATCGTGCGGCGCAGGACGCCGCCGCCCGTGGCGCCGGCGCCGGCAGCGTCCTCGCGATCGCCGGAGACGCTTGGTCCGACAAGGCCGGTGGGACGTCCGGTGCGATCTGGGGCGCCGCCCTGGAGGCACTGGGTCGCGTCCTCGGCGACGACGAACGCCCGTCGGTCGCCACCGTCCAGAGCGCCGTGCACGCCGCCGCCGAAGCCGTCCTGGCGTTCGGGGCCGTCCCCGGCGACAAGACGATGGTCGACGCGCTCGTGCCGTTCGACCAGGTCTTCTCCGCCCGGGTCGACGCCGGTGACGAACTCGTCGACGCCTGGTCGGCCGCCTCGGCCGCAGCACAGACGGCGGCGGACGCCACGGCCGACCAGGTGCCGCGGATGGGCCGCGCCCGCACCCACGGCGAGGACGCCGTCGGCACTCCGGACGCCGGAGCGATCTCGTTCGCGCTCATCACCGCCGCGGTCCGCTCGACCATCGCCGTCCCCGCCTGACCCCCACCACGAAAGGCACACCCGCATGAGTGAGCAGCAGTTCCGCATCGTCGTCGGTTCGGACGACGCCGGCTTCGACTACAAAGAGGCCATCAAGGCCGACCTGGCGAAGGACCCCCGCGTGGCCTCCGTCGTCGACGTGGGCGTGGACGCCGACGGACACACCGCCTACCCGCACGTCGCCGTCGACGCCGCCCGTCTGGTGGCCAACGGCGAGGCCGACCGCGCGATCCTGATCTGCGGCACCGGCCTCGGCGTCGCGATCGCGGCGAACAAGGTCCCCGGCATCCGCGCCGTGACCGCGCACGACTCGTTCTCGGTGGAGCGTTCGATCCTGTCGAACGACGCCCAGGTGCTCTGCATGGGCCAGCGCGTCGTCGGGGTCGAGGTCGCGCGCCGGATGGCGAAGGAGTGGCTCGGCTACACCTTCGACCGGACGAGCGCGAGCGCCGAGAAGGTCGACGCGATCTGTGCCTACGACGGCTCCGCCCCGGTCGGGACCGACGCCTGATGCCCGCGACCACGGCGGCCGCCCCGCTGACGATCGGGGTGTCGCTCAAGATGTACTTCTCGCACGCCCGGACGCTCGAGTGGGCGGCCGCCGTGGCCGACATCGCCCGGAGCCACCCGGCGGTGCGATCCGGCGCGGCCGAGCTCTTCGTGGTGCCGACGTTCCCCGCGCTCGTCCCGGTGCGTGCAGTGATCGGGGACGCCCCCGTGACGCTCGGCGCGCAGGACCTGGCGTGGGCGGACAGCGGCGCGTTCACCGGCGAGGTCTCCGGCGCCGAACTCCGTGAGATCGGGGTCGACCTCGTCGAGATCGCACACGCCGAGCGACGCTCCCTGTTCCACGAGACGGACGACGAGATCGCCGGCAAGGTGCACGCGGCGTACCGCAACCACCTGCGGCCCCTGATCTGCATCGGCGAGACCGAGCGCGCCGCCGACGGCGACCCCGCGGCCGCGATCGCCGAGGTCACCGCGCAGCTCGACCGCTTCACCGCCACGGCGACCGCCGACGGCATCGCCGGACCGCTCACCGCCGCGTACGAGCCGGTGTGGGCGATCGGCGCCCCGCAGCCCGCGCCCGACGAGCACATCGTCGCGGTCCTCGCCGGCATCGAGCAGCACCTGGCGACCCGGCCGGAGCTCGCCGGCTCCGTCGCGATCTACGGCGGCAGTGCCGGTCCGGGCCTGCTGACCCGCGGGGCCGGACGCATCGGCGGCCTGTTCCTCGGCCGCTTCGCCCACGACCCCGAGGCGATCCGCACGATCCTCGACGAAGCCGATGCGCTGGCCGCGACGCAGGACGGAGCACCGGCGTGACCTCCCTGCTCGGCCTCTCCACCTACGCCTACTCCTGGCGCATGTCCGACGGCGTCCCGTCGCCGATGTCCCTCGACGACGCCCTGCGCGACGCCGCGACCCACGACGGCGTCGACCTGTTCCAGATCTGCGATCACCTGCCGCTCGACACCGCGACCGACGAGCGCCTGGCCTCGATCCGGTCCCTGGCCGCCGACCTCGGTCTCACGCTCGAGGTCGGCACCCGCGGCACCCGGCCGGAGCACCTCGCCCGGTACCTGCACGTCGCGCAGCAGCTCGGCGCCACGCTCGTGCGGAGCATGTGGACGAGCGGCGACGACCAGCCCGACGCGGCCGAGACCGAACGACGCCTGCGGCAGGCGCTCCCCGCCTACGAGCGTGCGGGCGTGACCCTCGCGCTGGAGACCTACGAGGTCGTCCCCACCGCCGACCTCGTCGCCGTCGTCCAGGCGATCGGCTCCGACAGCCTCGGCATCTGCCTCGACCCGTCGAACACCGTCGCCCGGCTCGAACACCCGCGGGACGTCGTGGCGATGACCGCCCCGCACGTCGTCAACTGGCACGTCAAGGACTCCGCCTTCACGCGCTCCCCGGGCTGGGTCGGGTTCCAGTACACCGGCGTCCCGATCGGCACCGGGGTCGTCGACCACGACGCCGTCCGCGCCGCGCTCGAACCAGACACCCGGGGGATCAACCGCGTCATCGAGTTCTGGCTGCCGTGGCAGGACGAGCACGCGGGCGCCGAACCGCTGCCGGGGGAGACACCCGCACAGACCACCACCCGCATCGAAGCGGCGTGGACCGAACACACCATCGAGTACATCAGGAGCAAGGAATCATGACCGATACCGTCACCACCCCCCACACCGTCGCTGCCGGATCCGGCACGGCCGACGTCACCGTCGCCGTGATCGGTGCCGGCGGCAAGATGGGCACCCGCGTCTCGAACAACTTCGCGAAGAGCGAGTACACCACCCTCTACAGCGAGGCCTCGCCCGCCGGCCAGGAGCGCATCCAGGCCCTCGGTCGTGAGCTCACCGACAGCCTCGACGCCGCGAAGGCCGCCGACGTCGTCATCCTCGCCGTCCCGGACGTCCTGCTCGGCAGCATCTCGGAGCAGCTCGTCCCCGTGATGAAGCCCGGTGCGTCGATCCTGACGCTCGACCCGGCGGCCGCCTACGCCGGTCTGCTGGCGAAGCGCGAGGACATCCACTACGCCGTGGCGCACCCGTGCCACCCGTCGGTGTTCCTCGAGCGCACCACCAAGGCCGAGTGGGACGACACCTTCGGTGGCATCGCCGCCCCGCAGGAGGTCATCGCGGCCTTCGACGCCTCGGAGTCGCTCGGCGACGGGGGCGACCGCGCCAAGGCCGTCGCCGAGGCCGTCATCACCACGATGTACGCCCCCGTCATCCAGGTGCACTGGGTCACGGTGAAGCAGCTGGCCGTGCTCGAGCCGACCCTGGTCGAGACGATCGCCTGCATGATCGGCGACTTCCTCAACGATGCTCTCGAGGAGACCGTCACCGGTGTCGGCGTGCCCCGCGGGGCCGCCCGCGCCATGCTCTACGGCCACACCTGGATCGCGCTGACGAACGGCCTGCGCGGCTCGAACCCGTTCTCCGACGCCTGCCACATCGCGATGGGCTACGGCCGCGAGAAGCTCATCAAGGAGGACTGGAAGCAGGTCTTCGACGACAGCGAGCTCGACTCGGTCATCGCGAAGATGCTCAAGATCGACGCCGTCCGCCGCTGAGCCGCACCGTCACCGACCGCCGCGCCGACCCGTCAGCGCGCCCGGACCGGAACGCCCCGCCGACCCCCTTCCGGCGGGGCGTTCCCCGTACCGTCGGCGGCCACGAACCCGCGCGGCCCCCACGCCTCGGCCAGCGTGATCGAGGCCACGCCGGGCACCGTCAGCGCCCGCACCGCGTCGGCGAACCACCGCTCGGCGGTCGGGGTGTGCTGCGCCGGGTCGGTCGCGTCCGGAACGCTCTCCGGCCCGTACCCGCGCTCGACGGTCGCGTCCGCCACGTCCCGGTTCGTCGCCGTCGCCACCGCGTTGAACCGTGGCCGCAGCGTCACCGGGCCGACGTGCAGCGCCCTGCCGGCGGCCAGCCTGGAGGCGCTGGTCACCACCCAGCGCTGCATCCGGATCGACTCGGTCACCTGTTCGGGCGACCGGTCGTGCATCTGCGGCGTCACACTGCAGGTCAGGGGGCCGTCCCAGCCCGAGAACACCGCGATCGACCGGTTCAGCTCGGTGAAGTGGGCCCGGGTACCGGCGACGACCTCCAGCGCGCCGACCGCTGCCACCGCTTCGCGCAGTGCCCGCTGCAGCGCCGGCGTCGTCACGTGCGACACCGGGTCGAACGCCCCGACGCGGGCCACCGGCCCGCCCTCGAGCACCGCGTCGATCGCCGCGCGCAGCAGCACCGGGTCGTCGGTGGCGAACCGGACGTCCAGGGGAGCGCCACCCGCGTCCCGCCGGGCCGACGCGAGCACCGCCCCGACGTCCGGGGCCCCGAGGGTCGGCTCGACCAGGATCGGGAACCCGCGGAGCAGGTCGGCGTCGTCCGGGCGCGCAGCGACCGGTGCCGAACCCGCGAGGAGCTGGAGCGTCGGCGGCGGCGTGACCACGGCACCGGGAGCCGGCCCGTCGAGCGCCGCCAGGTCCGGGGCGGGGGAGGCCGCGCCTCCCGACCGGGTGCCCGGGCCACCTGCGGGACCGACCGCCGTCGCTCGGAGGGTGAGCCCCTGCCGGACCGTCGTCCCCGGCGCGATCGCGACCGGGAACGGCTCGGCGAGCGGCGTCGAGTACGTCTTGAACGAGGCGTCGGTCCAGTTCCGCTGGTCCTCGGTCTCGAACAGGTCGCCGGTCAGGTCGAGCGCCAGTGCGACCGGACCCGCAGCCCAGTCGAGACCGGCGACGTCGACGGCCGGCTGGTGCGGCGCGATCCAGAACGGGAACGCCGTCGCGGTGCTGCCACCGGACGGATGCCGCACCGTCAGCGGCTGCCCGGCCAGGGTCGGCGGGTGCAGGACGACGAGCCCGATGCGGTTGCGGCGGAAGGCCCGTGTGGCCGTCCCGACCGCGGCGACCCGCAGGGTGTCGTCGTCGAGCGTGGCCTCGAGGACGGTGCGGACGACCTCGACGCCGTCGTACCGTGCGCTGGACTCGATGCGGATGCGCCCGCCCGCACCGTCCACCGTGCGTGTCAGCACGGTGTCGTCGGCGGTGCGCCAGTCGTGGTCGCGGACGACGTACCGGACGGCGCGCAGGACGAGCGTGCCCCGGAACGTGACGTCGGCGAGTTCGGCTCCGCGCAGGGCCAGGCGCCAGGGCCCGACCGACACGACCTCGTCGTTCGACGTCGCAGTCATGGTGCATGCCTAGCACCGGTCAACCGGTTGGGCAATGATGGGGGTGACGGAGCAGCGCTGCCCCGAGGACGGAGTCCCACATGACCGCACGACTCGACGGCCGGACCGCACTCGTCACGGGAGCGGGGTCCGGCATCGGCCGCGCGATCGCCGACCGCTTCGTGGCCGAGGGGGCCACCGTCGTCTACGCCGACCGTGACGCCGACGCGGCCGCCGGTGCTGCTTCCGCAGCCGGCCCGACCGCGACCGGCCTGACGATGGACATCGCCGACGAGGCGAGCGTGGCCGCAGGGTTCGCCGGACTGGCCGAGCGTGGCACGAGCCCCGACGTGGTGGTCGCGAACGCCGGTGTGCAGCTGTTCGGCCACGACACGAAGGTCGCCGACCTGTCGCTCGAGACCTGGGACCGCACGGTCGCGGTCAACCTCACCGGCACGTTCCTGACGATCAAGCACGCCGTCCGGGCGATGCTCGCGAGCGGCGCCGGCGGGTCGGTCATCGCCACGGGGTCGCCGACCGGCCTGAACGGCGAGGGCGCCGACTTCGCGGCGTACTCCTCGACCAAGGGCGGCATCCACGCACTCGTCCGGGCGACTGCGATGGCCTACGCGCGGGACGGCATCCGGGTCAACACGGTCGTACCGGGCTACACCGAGACCGGCCTCGTGTCGGCGATCTCCGGTGACCCCGAGGCCCGAGCCGCGATCGTGGCCCGCACGCCCCTCGGACGCCCGGGCACCCCCGACGACGTCACCGGGATCATGGTCTACCTGGCCAGCGCGGAGTCGTCCTACGCCACCGGAGCGGAGTTCCGCGTCGACGGCGGCATGACGAGCCTCTGACCCGTCTCGGAGGCCCGGTGCGCCCCGCCGGACCTCCCACGCCCGACCTTTGGCCGCGGAACGCAGCACGTGGTTCCGCGGCTCCCGGCACGCGTACCGTCCGTCGCGATGACCGATTCGCCCACCACCAGTGCCCCGTCGAACTACGAGTCCGCCGACGGTGTGGCCCCCCTGCACGTCACCACCTACCGCCAGGTCCGCAAGGCCGCCCGCCGCGGACACGCACTGCCCGGCGACGCCGGAGAGCCCTCGCTCGCCGACCTCGTGAACGCCCGGAAGAACGGCACCGCCGAGTCCCGCTGACGCAAGCTCACGATCTGGTCTCGACCAGGTCTCGATCGGGACACGACCACGCGGACGGCACGACGGCGCTGCCACGATGTCGTCCATGGTCTCCTTCCGGTCCGCACTGCCCCTCCTTGTCGTGAGCGCGGTCCTCGTGTCCGGCTCGCTCGCCGGTTGCTCGGCCGACGCCGACGCAGACGCAGCGGCGCGGCCGACGTCGAGCCCGAAGCCGGCCTCGGAGGCCCGGCCCGCGGGCGGCGCGACCGACCCGATGGAGGAGGACCGGAGTGCTGCGGCGATCTGCGGCCAGATCAGTGCGCTGTCGACGATCTCGCTGAACGCGACGGTCGGCCGCAGCCAGGGCGAGCTCTCCGAGGCGCAGTACCAGGCGCTGATCGCTGCGGAACGGTTCGGCTACGAGCACCTGTCGAGCAGCGACGACGAGCTCGACGACGCGATCGACTACGCGCACGAGTACCTCGACGCGCACCCCGCACCGCAGTCCGGGCCAGCGCTCGAGATGAATCCCGAATGGGAACTCGTCGGGCGGACCCTGAACACCGCGTGCCAGCGGGCCGGGTCGAACGTCGTGAGCACCGCCCAGTACGGCGGCTGACGGCCCTGGTCAGGTTGCCGTGACCGCCGTCACCAGTGCGTCGAGCGCGCGGTCGAGCTCCGGCAGCGTCACGGCGCCGTAGCCGAACACGATGCCCGGCGGCGTGCTGCCGGGTGCGAGCCCGTACTCCTCGAGCGTCGCGACGAGCACCCCGGCGTCCGCCAGCAGACGTGCGATCTGCGCCCCGGTGGCCGGACCCGACCACGTGACCACCGCGTGCAGCCC contains these protein-coding regions:
- a CDS encoding dihydroxyacetone kinase family protein produces the protein MTRLFNDPADFADEMVDGFVAANRARVRRVHGGVARSTTSPEGTVALVVGGGSGHYPAFGGLVGHGLAAGAAMGNLFASPSAQQVTAVAKASEHGGGVLLSYGNYAGDVLNFDAAARALEAQGIDVRTVRVTDDVASAPADRAHQRRGIAGDLCVFKVAGAAAERGDDLDAVTAIATRANDRTRSFGVAFSGCSLPGADEPLFTVPEGRMAIGMGIHGERGIAEADVPTADGLADLLVDELLTERPDGTTTGATPRVVPILNGLGSVKYEELFVVFGAVQRKLTDAGIVVVEPEVGELVTSFDMAGVSLTLFWLDDELEQLWAAPADAPAYRKGGAVPQQSVPVEVLEAGVVVPVTPGTEESQAAAARVASAIAAIRATIDDHADELGRIDAVAGDGDHGIGMQRGSTAADRAAQDAAARGAGAGSVLAIAGDAWSDKAGGTSGAIWGAALEALGRVLGDDERPSVATVQSAVHAAAEAVLAFGAVPGDKTMVDALVPFDQVFSARVDAGDELVDAWSAASAAAQTAADATADQVPRMGRARTHGEDAVGTPDAGAISFALITAAVRSTIAVPA
- a CDS encoding ribose-5-phosphate isomerase is translated as MSEQQFRIVVGSDDAGFDYKEAIKADLAKDPRVASVVDVGVDADGHTAYPHVAVDAARLVANGEADRAILICGTGLGVAIAANKVPGIRAVTAHDSFSVERSILSNDAQVLCMGQRVVGVEVARRMAKEWLGYTFDRTSASAEKVDAICAYDGSAPVGTDA
- a CDS encoding triose-phosphate isomerase family protein — its product is MPATTAAAPLTIGVSLKMYFSHARTLEWAAAVADIARSHPAVRSGAAELFVVPTFPALVPVRAVIGDAPVTLGAQDLAWADSGAFTGEVSGAELREIGVDLVEIAHAERRSLFHETDDEIAGKVHAAYRNHLRPLICIGETERAADGDPAAAIAEVTAQLDRFTATATADGIAGPLTAAYEPVWAIGAPQPAPDEHIVAVLAGIEQHLATRPELAGSVAIYGGSAGPGLLTRGAGRIGGLFLGRFAHDPEAIRTILDEADALAATQDGAPA
- a CDS encoding sugar phosphate isomerase/epimerase family protein — encoded protein: MTSLLGLSTYAYSWRMSDGVPSPMSLDDALRDAATHDGVDLFQICDHLPLDTATDERLASIRSLAADLGLTLEVGTRGTRPEHLARYLHVAQQLGATLVRSMWTSGDDQPDAAETERRLRQALPAYERAGVTLALETYEVVPTADLVAVVQAIGSDSLGICLDPSNTVARLEHPRDVVAMTAPHVVNWHVKDSAFTRSPGWVGFQYTGVPIGTGVVDHDAVRAALEPDTRGINRVIEFWLPWQDEHAGAEPLPGETPAQTTTRIEAAWTEHTIEYIRSKES
- a CDS encoding phosphogluconate dehydrogenase C-terminal domain-containing protein, producing MTDTVTTPHTVAAGSGTADVTVAVIGAGGKMGTRVSNNFAKSEYTTLYSEASPAGQERIQALGRELTDSLDAAKAADVVILAVPDVLLGSISEQLVPVMKPGASILTLDPAAAYAGLLAKREDIHYAVAHPCHPSVFLERTTKAEWDDTFGGIAAPQEVIAAFDASESLGDGGDRAKAVAEAVITTMYAPVIQVHWVTVKQLAVLEPTLVETIACMIGDFLNDALEETVTGVGVPRGAARAMLYGHTWIALTNGLRGSNPFSDACHIAMGYGREKLIKEDWKQVFDDSELDSVIAKMLKIDAVRR
- a CDS encoding SDR family NAD(P)-dependent oxidoreductase produces the protein MTARLDGRTALVTGAGSGIGRAIADRFVAEGATVVYADRDADAAAGAASAAGPTATGLTMDIADEASVAAGFAGLAERGTSPDVVVANAGVQLFGHDTKVADLSLETWDRTVAVNLTGTFLTIKHAVRAMLASGAGGSVIATGSPTGLNGEGADFAAYSSTKGGIHALVRATAMAYARDGIRVNTVVPGYTETGLVSAISGDPEARAAIVARTPLGRPGTPDDVTGIMVYLASAESSYATGAEFRVDGGMTSL